One window of the Alligator mississippiensis isolate rAllMis1 chromosome 5, rAllMis1, whole genome shotgun sequence genome contains the following:
- the PDIA4 gene encoding protein disulfide-isomerase A4, with translation MSASRVGFLLLLLGLAGLALLARCHEPERDPSAETIANEEADDDDDDDDDDDDDDDDSEVKEENGVLVLNDANFDTFTADKDTVLLEFYAPWCGHCKQFAPEYEKIAKTLKENDPPIPVAKVDATAATALSSRFDVSGYPTIKILKKGQPVDYDGSRTEDAIVAKVKEVSDPNWTPPPEATLVLTQDNFDEVVNDADIILVEFYAPWCGHCKRLAPEYEKAAQELSKRTPPIPLAKVDAIAETELAKKFDVTGYPTLKIFRKGKPYDYNGPREKYGIVDYMIEQAGPPSKQIQATKQVQEFLKDGDDVIIIGVFSGETDKSYQLYQEAANSLREDYKFHHTFSSEIIKFLKVSPGKLVVMQPEKFQSKYEPKMHILDFKDSTDKSEIMDHVTKHALPLVGHRKTSNDAKRYTKRPLVVVYYTVDFGFDYRVATQYWRSKVLEVAKDFPEYTFAISDEEDYSSEIKDLGLIESGEDVNAAILDEGGKKYAMEPEEFDSDVLKQFVRAFKKGKLKPIVKSQPIPKNNKGPVRVVVGKTFDTIVMDPKNDVLIEFYAPWCGHCKQLEPIYTELGKKYKNQKNLVIAKMDATANDVTSDRYKVEGFPTIYFAASNKKNSPIKFEGGERDLEHLSKFVEEHATKLTREKEEL, from the exons ATGAGCGCGAGCAGGGTCGggttcctactgctgctgctgggcctggcgGGGCTCGCACTGCTCGCGCGCTGCCATGAGCCCGAGCGGGACCCGAGCGCCG AAACTATTGCAAATGAGGAAGCTGATGACGACGATGATGATGACGACGACGATGATGATGACGACGATGATTCTGAAGTTAAAGAAGAAAATGGTGTTTTAGTTCTGAATGATGCAAACTTTGATACCTTTACTGCAGACAAAGACACTGTGCTGTTAGAGTTCTATGCGCCATG GTGTGGGCATTGCAAGCAGTTTGCTCCAGAATATGAAAAGATAGCAAAAACTCTGAAAGAAAATGATCCTCCTATTCCAGTTGCCAAAGTGGATGCTACAGCAGCTACTGCTCTCTCAAGTCGTTTTGATGTTAGCGGCTATCCAACCATCAaaattttgaagaagggccaacCAGTTGATTATGATGGGTCCCGAACAGAAGATG CAATTGTCGCTAAGGTCAAAGAGGTTTCTGATCCAAATTGGACCCCTCCACCAGAAGCTACGCTTGTATTGACCCAAGATAACTTTGATGAAGTAGTAAATGATGCTGACATAATTTTGGTGGAGTTCTATGCCCCATG gTGTGGGCACTGTAAAAGACTTGCTCCAGAGTATGAAAaagcagcccaggagctgagcaagCGCACACCACCTATCCCCCTGGCAAAAGTGGATGCCATTGCTGAAACGGAACTTGCCAAGAAGTTTGATGTCACTGGTTACCCAACTCTGAAAATATTCCGCAAGGGCAAGCCTTATGACTACAATGGCCCACGAGAAAAATATG GTATTGTTGATTATATGATCGAACAGGCTGGTCCTCCATCCAAACAGATTCAGGCTACCAAACAGGTACAAGAATTTCTGAAGGATGGAGATGATGTCATCATCATTGGTGTTTTTAGTGGAGAGACGGACAAATCCTATCAGCTGTATCAGGAGGCCG CTAATAGCCTAAGAGAAGACTACAAGTTCCACCACACCTTCAGCAGTGAGATTATAAAATTCTTGAAAGTCTCTCCTGGAAAACTTGTGGTCATGCAGCCTGAAAAATTTCAGTCAAAATATGAGCCAAAAATGCACATATTGGATTTTAAA GATTCTACTGACAAGTCTGAGATAATGGACCATGTGACAAAGCATGCGTTGCCTCTAGTTGGCCATCGCAAGACCTCTAATGATGCTAAGAGGTACACTAAGCGACCTCTAGTGGTTGTCTACTATACTGTAGATTTCGGTTTTGATTATCGTGTTG CTACCCAATACTGGAGAAGCAAAGTCTTGGAGGTGGCTAAAGACTTCCCTGAATACACTTTTGCCATTTCTGATGAGGAAGATTACTCTTCTGAAATTAAAGATCTGGGCTTGATTGAAAGTGGGGAGGATGTTAATGCTGCAATCTTGGATGAGGGTGGCAAGAAATATGCCATGGAACCAGAAGAGTTTGACTCGGATGTACTCAAGCAGTTTGTTCGCGcattcaaaaaag gAAAACTAAAACCTATCGTGAAATCTCAGCCAATACCAAAAAATAACAAAGGTCCAGTCAGAGTTGTGGTGGGGAAAACATTTGACACCATAGTAATGGATCCAAAAAATGATGTCCTCATAGAATTCTATGCTCCGTGGTGTGGACATTGCAAGCAGCTTGAACCTATATACACTGAACTGGGTAAAAAATACAAGAACCAGAAAAACCTGGTCATAGCCAAGATGGATGCTACTGCCAATGATGTGACGAGTGATCGCTACAAAGTAGAAGGATTTCCCACCATCTATTTTGCTGCAAGCAACAAGAAAAACAGTCCTATTAAATTTGAAGGCGGGGAAAGAGATTTAGAGCATTTGAGCAAATTTGTAGAGGAGCACGCAACAAAACTGACCAGAGAAAAAGAAGAGCTTTAG